One Castanea sativa cultivar Marrone di Chiusa Pesio chromosome 4, ASM4071231v1 DNA window includes the following coding sequences:
- the LOC142632415 gene encoding uncharacterized protein LOC142632415, which yields MARQKSNLRTRFKSITVEGASTEHVDEEMNQEMHEASTQFMGLQLDNKPPVHVTRGPSKYLEVGDLPDDQVIELPLNSMHQPVDEGARAFTGFLGTIARKPHMCSIKYLDWRDMPEELKEKCWRLVEAWRDHKCTLKIAHYIPYLRNKAQVNSNRPKGCIPEDWDVLVDHWYTEDAMIESEKNRDRHSKQEDLRIASSCSFVVHAAKKAKADGHPVERTTLYSILHTRKDGSTVNEVVQAKMELLAKPSNQLQLDDTSGSIAWASDDVFAKVMGKKRKSRIRGVGFGPSPSGQSSKSALTDLQI from the exons ATGGCAaggcaaaaatcaaatttgcgCACGCGTTTCAAGAGCATAACCGTGGAAGGAGCTTCTACAGAACATGTGGATGAAGAAATGAACCAAGAAATGCACGAAGCTTCTACGCAATTTATGGGCTTACAACTTGATAACAAA CCACCTGTACATGTCACTCGCGGGCCAAGCAAGTACTTGGAGGTTGGGGATCTTCCCGATGACCAAGTAATTGAGTTGCCACTAAATAGTATGCATCAGCCAGTTGATGAAGGGGCTAGGGCTTTCACTGGTTTCTTGGGAACGATTGCACGGAAACCTCACATGTgctcaataaaatatttggatTGGAGGGACATGCCAGAAGAACTTAAAGAAAAGTGTTGGCGTCTTGTAGAG gCTTGGAGGGATCACAAGTGTACGCTGAAAATAGCTCATTACATACCGTATCTAAGAAACAAAGCACAGGTGAATAGCAACCGGCCGAAGGGATGCATACCAGAAGATTGGGATGTTCTTGTTGACCATTGGTATACTGAGGATGCAATG ATAGAGTCAGAGAAGAATAGGGACCGTCATTCTAAACAGGAGGACTTACGTATTGCTAGTTCATGCAGCTTTGTCGTGCACGCTGCAAAGAAG GCAAAAGCGGATGGACATCCTGTAGAGCGTACAACATTATATTCAATATTGCATACTCGTAAAGATGGATCTACAGTTAATGAAGTAGTGCAAGCAAAAATG GAGTTGTTGGCTAAACCATCGAATCAACTGCAATTAGATGACACAAGTGGTAGTATTGCATGGGCATCGGACGATGTGTTTGCCAAAGTGATGGGTAAGAAGCGCAAAAGTCGTATTCGTGGGGTAGGATTTGGTCCAAGCCCAAGTGGCCAAAGTAGCAAGAGTGCTCTCACGGACCTTCAAATATGA